Proteins from one Paenibacillus amylolyticus genomic window:
- a CDS encoding saccharopine dehydrogenase NADP-binding domain-containing protein, with amino-acid sequence MQVESNVKPVKDQIWVVGGYGQVGQMICTQLGRLFPGKVWAAGTRMNRAEEFSRSTGGTVLPLQLDVTKPVEPAMLRSVKLVIMCVDQSDTRFVESCAQAGTDYIDISAKYDFLAQVEQLHTQMQRSKSTAILSVGLSPGVTNLLVREATMHMDQVEEADITVMLGLGEKHGKAAVEWTVDQMNATYQVMQKGKSAEVQSFGDGKRIDFGAKLGNRKAYRFNFSDQHVVARTLRIPTVSTRLCLDSRWITTSMAITKRAGLFSLLRIPSIRNATVKAFGLIPGGEPMYAVKVDAIGWENGEQVRVEQLLVGDKEADATAAVAAAVAEHVYKTESVLPHGVFHIEQVLSLQDIQDALHMPLQVTTKIT; translated from the coding sequence ATGCAAGTCGAATCTAATGTAAAGCCTGTGAAAGATCAGATCTGGGTCGTTGGCGGTTATGGTCAAGTGGGGCAGATGATATGTACTCAGCTGGGACGTTTGTTCCCGGGTAAAGTATGGGCAGCGGGTACACGCATGAATCGTGCGGAAGAATTCAGCCGATCTACAGGGGGTACGGTACTGCCGCTGCAATTGGATGTGACCAAACCTGTGGAGCCAGCCATGTTACGTTCTGTGAAGCTGGTCATCATGTGTGTTGATCAGAGTGATACCCGGTTTGTTGAATCCTGCGCACAAGCTGGAACGGACTATATTGATATTTCTGCAAAATATGATTTTCTCGCGCAGGTTGAACAGCTGCACACCCAAATGCAACGTTCCAAATCGACCGCGATACTCAGCGTTGGATTATCACCAGGAGTGACTAACCTGCTGGTACGCGAAGCGACCATGCATATGGATCAGGTGGAGGAAGCAGATATTACCGTGATGCTGGGACTTGGAGAGAAGCACGGAAAAGCTGCTGTGGAGTGGACCGTTGATCAGATGAATGCCACCTACCAGGTGATGCAAAAAGGCAAATCTGCTGAGGTGCAAAGCTTCGGAGATGGCAAAAGGATTGATTTTGGAGCAAAACTGGGGAACCGGAAGGCCTACCGATTTAACTTTTCGGATCAGCATGTGGTTGCTCGGACGTTACGTATTCCAACTGTATCCACCCGATTATGTCTGGACTCCCGCTGGATCACCACATCCATGGCAATCACCAAACGTGCAGGGTTGTTCTCGTTGCTTCGCATCCCGTCTATTCGTAATGCAACGGTTAAGGCATTTGGATTAATTCCTGGAGGAGAGCCGATGTATGCGGTCAAGGTCGATGCCATAGGATGGGAAAATGGTGAACAGGTCCGCGTGGAACAACTACTCGTTGGCGATAAGGAAGCAGATGCCACAGCAGCTGTAGCGGCAGCCGTTGCCGAACACGTATATAAAACAGAGTCCGTTTTGCCGCATGGTGTGTTTCATATCGAACAGGTTCTCTCGTTGCAGGACATTCAGGATGCGCTTCATATGCCTTTACAGGTGACGACCAAGATCACCTAG
- a CDS encoding ABC transporter ATP-binding protein/permease → MSFETGEFVSILGESGCGKSTLMNIIGGMDSDYEGEVIVRGKNLSAMTEKEMDDYRKNNIGFVFQNFNLIPHLSVLENVTIAMQMTDTNEKERNQRAVDILTEVGLKDHLNKRPNQLSGGQKQRVSIARALSNNPDIILADEPTGALDRENGDQILTLLDSIAKKGMLVIAVTHSQKVADSGTRIVKVEEGRISDDIHLKDPSTAVYESGQDSSRSLGLLASFKMAIKNMKLNAKRNVLVALGGSIGILSVLLMLSLGNGITTYMNDEINSSMDPLLVDITKPSEEAKDMQGPEALMATGELFTEADVETIRNFPNVDHVETITTITGQSTMVNDKQSAGLAQVTTLTDAFDPALLTTGVLPVENQMLIPLDTAKQLSGNDQAESMIGKSVFLYINEMDSNNKPVTLEKEVTISGIYEAADPRSPMQQSPGYISSETLGQMYSDKGITIGPIQVNAYATDMKYVNEINEAAVDAGFAGSQMAKVMENITTYVSMASIVLAGIAGISLIVSGIMILVVLYISVVERTKEIGILRAIGARRKISNAYSSRNLPYWAYLVVLLR, encoded by the coding sequence TTGAGTTTTGAGACGGGGGAATTTGTCTCCATCCTTGGTGAATCTGGCTGTGGTAAGTCGACACTGATGAATATCATTGGTGGCATGGACTCCGACTATGAAGGGGAAGTCATTGTTCGTGGCAAGAATTTAAGTGCCATGACAGAGAAGGAAATGGATGATTATCGGAAGAATAATATCGGCTTTGTCTTTCAAAATTTCAATCTGATCCCGCATCTGTCTGTCCTCGAAAATGTGACAATTGCGATGCAAATGACGGACACCAATGAGAAGGAGCGGAACCAGCGTGCCGTTGATATATTAACAGAGGTCGGACTGAAGGATCATCTGAACAAACGTCCCAACCAATTATCTGGAGGTCAGAAGCAGCGTGTTTCCATCGCACGGGCTTTATCCAACAATCCGGACATTATTCTGGCAGATGAACCAACGGGTGCGCTGGATCGGGAAAATGGAGATCAAATCCTCACTTTACTGGACAGTATAGCGAAGAAGGGCATGTTGGTCATCGCCGTAACTCACTCTCAGAAAGTCGCTGACTCAGGTACACGGATTGTGAAAGTGGAAGAGGGACGTATCAGTGACGATATTCATCTGAAAGATCCTTCTACGGCTGTTTACGAAAGTGGTCAGGATTCTTCCCGAAGCTTGGGCTTACTTGCTTCTTTCAAGATGGCAATTAAAAATATGAAACTTAACGCTAAGCGTAATGTACTAGTGGCTTTGGGTGGATCCATAGGTATATTAAGTGTACTCCTGATGCTTTCCTTAGGGAATGGTATAACAACGTATATGAACGACGAGATCAATTCAAGTATGGACCCTTTGCTTGTGGATATAACCAAGCCAAGTGAAGAAGCCAAAGACATGCAAGGCCCGGAGGCCTTGATGGCGACAGGTGAACTGTTCACCGAAGCTGATGTTGAGACGATTCGCAATTTTCCTAATGTCGATCATGTAGAGACGATCACCACCATTACAGGCCAATCGACTATGGTGAATGATAAACAAAGTGCGGGTCTTGCGCAGGTAACAACGTTAACGGATGCTTTTGATCCAGCATTACTAACAACGGGTGTTCTGCCGGTAGAAAATCAGATGTTGATACCTCTGGATACGGCGAAACAATTAAGTGGAAATGACCAAGCTGAATCCATGATTGGCAAGTCTGTATTTCTCTATATCAATGAGATGGATAGCAATAATAAGCCAGTCACGTTGGAGAAAGAAGTAACGATCTCAGGGATCTACGAAGCGGCAGATCCACGTTCTCCAATGCAACAATCCCCAGGATACATTTCATCAGAGACGTTAGGGCAAATGTACTCGGACAAAGGAATAACAATTGGGCCGATTCAGGTTAATGCCTACGCAACCGATATGAAATATGTTAATGAAATCAATGAAGCTGCTGTTGATGCCGGCTTCGCAGGCTCCCAGATGGCCAAGGTTATGGAGAATATCACGACATATGTAAGTATGGCTTCCATTGTACTTGCGGGTATTGCAGGCATTTCGTTAATCGTGTCGGGTATTATGATACTGGTCGTACTCTATATTAGTGTCGTGGAACGGACGAAGGAGATCGGTATTCTTCGGGCGATCGGAGCAAGAAGAAAGATATCAAACGCATATTCTTCTCGGAATCTGCCTTATTGGGCGTATTTAGTGGTATTATTGCGGTAA
- a CDS encoding UbiD family decarboxylase, translated as MKYRNMEDCINDLEQHGHLIRVKEEVDPHLEMAAIHMKVHEAKGPALLFENVKGSKFQAVSNLFGTVERSKFMFRGTLEGVQRVMAVRDDPMKALKTPFQHIRTGLAAWQALPKRKSISLPVSAQEIQISDLPLIKHWPMDGGAFVTLPQVYSEDPDKPGIMNSNLGMYRVQLNGNDFEMNKEIGLHYQIHRGIGIHQAKAVKKGEPLKVSIFIGGPPAHTLSAVMPLPEGLSEMTFAGLLAGRRFRYSYKDGYCISNDADFVITGDIYPGETKPEGPFGDHLGYYSLTHEFPLMRVHKVYAKPNAIWPFTVVGRPPQEDTAFGDLIHEITGDAIKQEIPGVKEVHAVDAAGVHPLLFAIGSERYTPYQAVKQPTELLTIANRILGTGQLSLAKYLFITAEDQKPLDTHKEVEFLTYILERMDLQRDIHFHTHTTIDTLDYSGTGLNSGSKVVFAAYGDKVRDLCTEVPESLKNIRGYENPQLIMPGIVSIQTSAFTSYADTAQEMQAFTSLLSEQEGLDSCPMIILCDDSSFLSASLSNFLWATFTRSNPSHDMYGVNSRYDHKHWGCDQIIIDARTKPHQAPPLIPDPSVEKSIERLFVNGASLGSIKI; from the coding sequence ATGAAATATCGCAATATGGAAGATTGTATTAACGATCTGGAGCAGCACGGTCATTTGATTCGGGTCAAAGAAGAGGTTGATCCTCATCTGGAGATGGCCGCGATCCATATGAAAGTGCACGAGGCTAAAGGCCCGGCGCTGTTATTCGAAAATGTCAAAGGCTCGAAGTTCCAGGCTGTATCGAATCTGTTCGGCACGGTGGAACGAAGCAAGTTCATGTTCCGCGGTACGCTCGAAGGCGTACAACGGGTCATGGCAGTTCGTGACGATCCCATGAAGGCGCTTAAGACGCCATTTCAACATATCCGTACAGGTCTTGCTGCATGGCAGGCGCTGCCGAAACGGAAGTCTATCAGCCTCCCCGTATCCGCGCAAGAGATTCAAATCTCGGACCTGCCGCTCATCAAGCATTGGCCGATGGATGGTGGGGCATTCGTGACACTGCCGCAAGTATATTCGGAAGATCCGGATAAACCAGGCATCATGAATTCCAATCTGGGGATGTACCGGGTCCAGTTGAATGGCAATGATTTTGAAATGAACAAGGAAATTGGATTACATTATCAGATTCATCGCGGAATCGGTATACATCAAGCCAAAGCGGTCAAAAAAGGCGAACCACTGAAAGTGAGTATTTTCATTGGTGGTCCACCAGCACATACACTTTCGGCAGTGATGCCTTTGCCTGAAGGACTCAGTGAGATGACATTTGCCGGTTTACTCGCCGGACGTCGCTTCCGATACAGTTACAAGGACGGGTATTGCATCAGTAATGATGCCGATTTTGTCATCACGGGTGATATCTATCCAGGCGAGACGAAGCCCGAAGGTCCGTTCGGGGATCATCTGGGCTATTACAGTCTGACGCATGAATTCCCGTTAATGCGTGTGCACAAAGTCTATGCCAAACCCAATGCGATTTGGCCGTTTACGGTTGTGGGTCGTCCTCCTCAAGAAGATACAGCGTTTGGCGATTTGATTCATGAGATTACTGGAGACGCGATCAAACAGGAGATTCCAGGTGTGAAAGAAGTACATGCGGTCGATGCGGCAGGGGTTCATCCCTTGTTGTTCGCCATCGGCAGTGAACGTTACACCCCGTATCAGGCGGTAAAACAACCGACAGAGTTGCTTACGATTGCGAACCGCATTTTGGGTACGGGTCAGCTCAGTCTGGCGAAATATCTGTTTATTACAGCTGAGGATCAGAAGCCTTTGGATACCCATAAGGAAGTAGAATTCCTGACTTATATTTTGGAGCGCATGGATCTGCAACGAGATATTCATTTCCACACCCATACGACGATTGATACACTTGATTACTCGGGTACGGGACTGAACAGCGGCAGCAAGGTCGTTTTTGCAGCGTATGGCGACAAGGTTCGGGATCTGTGCACGGAAGTTCCAGAGTCTTTGAAAAATATACGCGGATATGAAAATCCACAGCTCATCATGCCGGGCATTGTTTCGATCCAGACATCGGCCTTCACAAGTTACGCCGATACTGCGCAGGAGATGCAAGCATTTACGTCTCTATTGTCAGAACAGGAAGGTCTGGACTCATGTCCGATGATTATCCTCTGTGATGACAGTTCGTTCCTGAGTGCTAGTCTCAGTAACTTCTTGTGGGCCACGTTTACCCGTAGCAATCCGTCACATGACATGTATGGAGTTAATAGTAGATACGACCACAAGCATTGGGGTTGTGATCAGATTATTATCGATGCACGTACCAAGCCTCATCAGGCACCGCCGCTAATTCCTGATCCTTCGGTCGAGAAGAGCATCGAACGTTTATTTGTGAATGGAGCAAGTCTGGGTTCGATCAAAATCTAG
- a CDS encoding LuxR family transcriptional regulator yields the protein MQRKNQAEQAKNTQIAPDSPSKVCIQLPDGRYLILHASLMQQLAGPEQIAIRLEQAMPQDLLPLLAESHGLSNRERELLGYVLRSYSSKEIAAAMHISVYTVQDHLKSIFAKTKVSSRRELIWYFVSRFQLSDEPAI from the coding sequence TTGCAGCGCAAAAATCAGGCAGAACAGGCTAAAAATACTCAGATCGCTCCCGACTCACCATCCAAAGTCTGCATTCAACTTCCGGATGGGCGTTACCTCATACTTCATGCCAGTCTCATGCAACAACTTGCAGGACCCGAACAGATTGCCATCCGTTTGGAGCAGGCGATGCCGCAGGATTTGCTGCCCTTGCTTGCCGAGAGCCATGGATTATCCAATCGAGAACGGGAACTGCTCGGTTATGTATTGCGTAGCTACTCTTCCAAAGAAATTGCTGCAGCGATGCATATCTCTGTTTACACCGTTCAGGATCATTTGAAATCCATTTTCGCCAAAACCAAGGTTTCCTCCCGTCGAGAGCTTATCTGGTATTTCGTTTCCCGTTTTCAACTGTCGGATGAACCTGCGATATAA
- a CDS encoding GAF domain-containing protein: MTSRIDRSHRLITSLEKGTWTSRTYREAVLKQILTVVPYDAYCFTTVDPLTLLSTGAVTEEGIEAIHDRLFVNEYMEEDIHKYAELIRSGEHTAILYASINAHPEQSSRYINILLPAGFGDELRAVLVSGDACWGYLTLYRKTENSFFTEEERLLIQAWTASIALMLRSTSLTLVEEITNGSPEEPGIMITSDTFQLLSLNAPAAYWLSQLRMLEHVGRMFCPVRYVQ; the protein is encoded by the coding sequence TTGACATCACGTATTGATCGGAGCCACAGACTTATCACTTCTCTTGAAAAAGGAACCTGGACCTCACGTACCTACCGGGAAGCTGTTCTCAAGCAGATCCTTACGGTTGTACCATACGACGCGTACTGTTTCACCACCGTTGATCCACTGACTCTTCTCTCCACAGGAGCTGTGACAGAAGAAGGCATTGAAGCCATTCATGATCGGTTATTCGTCAATGAATACATGGAAGAAGATATACATAAATACGCTGAGTTAATACGAAGTGGTGAACATACAGCTATTCTTTATGCATCCATAAACGCACACCCTGAACAAAGCTCAAGATATATCAACATTCTTCTGCCAGCGGGGTTCGGGGATGAACTGCGCGCTGTATTGGTCAGTGGAGACGCTTGTTGGGGATATTTGACCCTATATCGCAAGACTGAGAATTCTTTCTTTACAGAAGAAGAACGGTTGCTGATTCAGGCCTGGACGGCTTCTATTGCATTGATGCTGCGGTCCACAAGTCTGACCCTTGTGGAGGAGATCACGAATGGAAGTCCTGAGGAACCCGGGATCATGATCACCTCGGATACGTTCCAGCTCTTATCCCTGAACGCACCGGCAGCGTATTGGCTGTCCCAATTGCGTATGCTGGAACATGTAGGCCGGATGTTCTGCCCCGTCCGGTACGTGCAGTGA
- a CDS encoding HAMP domain-containing sensor histidine kinase encodes MSGYIVKPIKQLTVAAKEMSSGDLSVRLKHKNQDEFGELMESFNHMASELQKIDSVRDDFVSNVSHEMQSPLTSIRGFTRALQDGVIPLEEQKEHLDIIYEETLRLSRLSDNLLRLASLDSEHHPVHFTTFQLDEQLRRAILLAEPQWSQKDIQIELDLLPCEITVDKDLFDQVWQNLINNAIKYTGSNGTIHVEIETSSSFVKVSIRDSGQGIPQEALPYIFDRFYMVDKARSSSLRGNGLGLSIVIKILKLHQCTIDVESEVGQGTQFVVTIPRSVSAS; translated from the coding sequence ATGTCCGGCTACATTGTGAAACCCATTAAGCAATTAACAGTTGCGGCAAAGGAGATGTCATCAGGTGATCTGTCGGTTCGCTTGAAACATAAGAATCAGGATGAGTTTGGGGAACTGATGGAGAGCTTTAATCATATGGCCAGTGAGTTGCAAAAAATCGATTCGGTTCGTGATGACTTTGTCAGCAACGTCTCTCATGAAATGCAGTCTCCGCTCACGTCGATCAGGGGATTTACCAGAGCGCTGCAAGATGGTGTTATTCCATTGGAAGAGCAGAAGGAGCATCTGGATATTATCTATGAGGAAACGCTGCGCTTATCGAGGCTCAGTGACAATCTGCTTCGGCTGGCCTCGCTCGATTCTGAGCATCATCCGGTTCACTTCACCACATTCCAGTTGGATGAACAATTAAGAAGGGCGATCCTGCTGGCGGAGCCGCAGTGGTCACAGAAGGACATACAGATCGAATTGGACTTGTTGCCCTGTGAGATCACAGTGGACAAAGATCTGTTTGATCAGGTCTGGCAGAATTTAATCAACAATGCAATCAAATACACGGGTTCTAACGGTACCATTCATGTCGAAATTGAGACGTCATCTTCATTCGTGAAGGTATCGATTCGAGATTCTGGACAAGGCATTCCACAGGAAGCACTCCCGTATATCTTTGATCGATTCTACATGGTGGATAAAGCGCGAAGCAGCTCACTTCGAGGCAATGGTTTAGGGTTGTCCATTGTGATTAAAATTTTGAAATTGCATCAATGTACAATTGATGTCGAGAGCGAAGTGGGACAAGGTACGCAGTTTGTGGTCACGATTCCCAGATCGGTTAGTGCATCATAA
- a CDS encoding class I SAM-dependent methyltransferase, with translation MNHNSSPMSWETADVQRYEQSIALKIPGYSHMHDLMERLLAASFADNNDIHILVTGAGGGKELALLGSHHTGWVFTGVDPSQPMLQLAEKRVKEAGIASRVRLQPVTVEALPEDILYDGATSMLMLHFLQGMEAKRAFLTGLAARLKPGAPLIIAAVNADLRSPAHPVMMQAWKDHMLSAGVLPEEWERFAASLGRESDPIYSEEMTQLLTECGFSHITRYFGAFWVEGYYASRI, from the coding sequence ATGAATCACAATTCATCCCCGATGAGCTGGGAAACGGCCGATGTGCAACGTTACGAACAATCGATAGCCCTGAAAATTCCGGGTTATTCTCATATGCATGATCTAATGGAAAGGCTGCTTGCAGCATCTTTTGCGGATAACAACGATATTCATATACTTGTTACTGGAGCAGGAGGGGGCAAAGAATTAGCTCTGCTTGGATCACACCATACCGGGTGGGTGTTCACCGGAGTAGATCCTTCACAACCCATGCTGCAACTTGCCGAGAAACGAGTTAAGGAAGCGGGTATTGCCTCCAGAGTGAGACTGCAACCCGTCACGGTTGAAGCATTGCCGGAGGATATTTTATATGATGGAGCGACAAGCATGCTCATGTTGCATTTTCTTCAGGGGATGGAGGCTAAGAGAGCATTCCTGACGGGCCTTGCAGCGAGACTTAAACCGGGTGCACCCCTAATCATTGCGGCTGTAAATGCGGATCTTCGTTCACCTGCACATCCAGTCATGATGCAAGCTTGGAAGGATCACATGTTAAGTGCAGGTGTGCTTCCGGAAGAGTGGGAGCGCTTTGCTGCTTCCCTGGGCCGCGAATCCGATCCCATATACTCTGAAGAGATGACTCAGCTCCTGACCGAATGCGGTTTCTCACATATTACACGTTACTTCGGGGCGTTCTGGGTGGAGGGGTATTATGCAAGTCGAATCTAA
- a CDS encoding S-layer homology domain-containing protein, producing the protein MFQPKKKRPRIRKTMSGLIALTLLSSLILPNVAGAEPVEPSQVQFANVSVQAGQTVHVPVSLKKSYFGVKAYNMQIDYDTSALEIVRITPKSINAIATSPNEEGVADFQYEINSAEGWVRIIWVDFTGGNNPIVDEQQLFDIEIKAKNNATPGTKQLSVDQTDSEHWHFTNVEPESYTQLSGGAITITAANSGGGNSGSTPNPGSSSGGSVSPVVTPVPSTPAATKGVDIYVNGQKQEQSATATTATVNNQVTTTIHVDNDKVINQIGSGLRTLLLPMTGTGKGAVVGELNGKLVKTMEGSSAEVVIQTDSGTYTLPANQIQIDQVLNQFGSTVPMEDVTIQIAIVPSAASKQTAIQSAADKLENTTLVAAPVDFEVKAIWNGQQVNVDRFNAYVERSITLPEGVDGSKITTGVVLQPDGSLLHVPTKVIKGNGQDSASINSLTNSTYALIYHPATFSDVTNHWSRDDVNDLASRLIVQGTGDDVFAPDRSITRAEFTAVLLRGLGLHSPISTEAASFTDVKTGTWYEDEVQTAVSYGLITGYADDSFRPNSEISRAEALTIVSRAMKLVGLAQADASETTSLISAYSDSAKVQSWAAESVASAIKQELVQGADGQLMTEADISRAQSAAIVKRLLQKAGLI; encoded by the coding sequence ATGTTTCAACCGAAAAAGAAACGTCCTAGAATCAGAAAAACAATGTCAGGTCTGATCGCACTGACATTACTCTCTTCACTCATATTGCCGAATGTAGCTGGAGCAGAACCGGTAGAACCATCACAAGTACAATTTGCAAATGTGAGCGTACAGGCAGGGCAGACCGTTCATGTACCTGTTTCATTGAAGAAGTCCTATTTCGGAGTGAAAGCTTATAATATGCAGATTGATTATGATACGTCTGCATTGGAAATTGTTCGGATCACGCCTAAATCGATCAACGCCATCGCTACCTCCCCAAATGAAGAGGGTGTAGCAGATTTCCAGTACGAAATTAACAGTGCGGAAGGCTGGGTACGAATCATTTGGGTTGATTTTACAGGAGGGAACAATCCAATTGTAGACGAACAGCAGCTGTTTGATATCGAGATCAAAGCTAAAAACAATGCGACGCCTGGAACGAAACAGCTCTCTGTAGATCAAACGGATTCAGAACATTGGCATTTTACGAATGTAGAACCTGAGAGCTACACTCAATTGTCCGGTGGAGCAATCACAATTACAGCAGCCAACTCAGGTGGTGGCAACTCGGGTTCTACACCGAATCCAGGTTCATCTTCGGGAGGAAGTGTATCACCCGTCGTTACTCCTGTTCCATCCACTCCAGCGGCAACCAAAGGGGTAGACATCTATGTGAACGGACAGAAACAGGAACAATCTGCAACGGCTACTACAGCAACAGTAAACAATCAGGTGACTACCACGATTCACGTGGATAATGACAAAGTCATCAATCAGATTGGAAGTGGACTTAGAACGCTTCTGCTGCCGATGACAGGTACTGGAAAGGGTGCGGTCGTTGGTGAACTGAATGGCAAGCTGGTCAAAACGATGGAAGGAAGCAGTGCCGAAGTTGTCATTCAGACAGATAGTGGTACGTACACCCTCCCCGCAAATCAGATTCAGATTGATCAGGTTCTGAACCAATTCGGAAGCACTGTTCCAATGGAAGATGTCACGATTCAGATTGCTATTGTACCTAGCGCTGCTTCCAAGCAAACAGCCATTCAGTCCGCAGCGGACAAGCTGGAGAACACTACGCTGGTTGCAGCTCCGGTTGATTTTGAAGTGAAAGCCATTTGGAATGGACAGCAAGTTAATGTGGATCGCTTTAACGCTTATGTAGAGCGCTCCATCACATTGCCAGAGGGTGTGGATGGTTCTAAAATCACGACTGGAGTTGTGCTTCAGCCTGATGGCAGCCTTCTGCATGTGCCAACCAAGGTTATCAAAGGCAATGGACAAGATTCCGCTAGTATTAACAGCTTAACGAACAGCACCTATGCCCTGATCTATCATCCGGCAACATTCAGCGATGTAACCAATCACTGGAGTCGTGATGACGTAAATGATCTGGCATCCCGTTTGATCGTACAAGGTACTGGTGATGACGTGTTTGCGCCGGATCGGAGTATTACACGAGCAGAGTTCACGGCTGTTCTCTTAAGAGGTCTGGGTCTACACTCCCCGATTAGCACAGAAGCAGCATCGTTCACGGATGTGAAGACAGGCACTTGGTATGAGGATGAGGTTCAGACGGCCGTATCCTACGGACTGATCACGGGTTATGCGGACGACAGCTTCCGTCCGAACAGTGAAATCTCTCGTGCTGAAGCGCTGACCATTGTGTCACGTGCGATGAAACTGGTCGGTCTGGCACAGGCGGATGCTTCAGAGACAACGAGTCTGATAAGTGCATATAGCGACAGTGCTAAGGTACAGTCATGGGCAGCGGAGTCGGTTGCATCGGCGATTAAACAAGAGCTGGTACAAGGTGCTGATGGCCAGCTGATGACAGAGGCAGACATTAGTCGTGCGCAATCGGCGGCGATTGTGAAGAGACTGCTGCAAAAAGCCGGATTAATCTAA
- a CDS encoding HD domain-containing phosphohydrolase — translation MRIHIMNLQDGDRLTADTFSDAGLHVLGKGTVIKSEDIALLMQHRVDYVDIESREEEITEAEFFAAAAKHASGLSASTKQEPPEEEMKSQFIQTVHNYQNAFLEALTVGKFNATMVDDALQPMVEGLDEQKDVVHLLMMLERDDVNNYTHSIQVGLLSFYLANWLGYSQKESYQISRGGYLHDIGKCKVSHRIRNKTEPLTADEQLEMQRHTIYGHEIIKNSMTDEATALVALQHHEREDGSGYPMQLEKSEIHPYTQIVSVADIYIGMRSGNHGGSNPNLINNLRDIYGMGFGKLNEKPVQALMQHLLPNFIGKQVLLSNGEKGVIVMNNTSDIFKPLIKVESEEYRDLSKERTLAIDELLI, via the coding sequence TTGAGAATCCATATTATGAACCTGCAAGACGGAGACCGTCTGACTGCGGATACATTCAGTGATGCAGGATTACACGTTCTCGGGAAGGGGACTGTGATCAAAAGTGAGGATATCGCCTTGCTTATGCAGCACCGTGTAGATTATGTAGATATTGAATCACGCGAAGAGGAAATCACTGAAGCAGAATTTTTTGCTGCAGCCGCCAAACATGCTTCGGGATTAAGTGCAAGTACGAAGCAAGAACCGCCTGAAGAAGAGATGAAGTCCCAATTTATTCAGACTGTACATAATTATCAAAATGCTTTTCTCGAAGCTCTGACTGTGGGCAAGTTCAACGCCACCATGGTGGATGATGCATTGCAACCGATGGTGGAGGGACTGGATGAGCAGAAAGATGTCGTTCATCTCCTGATGATGCTGGAGCGGGATGACGTCAATAACTATACACATTCCATCCAGGTAGGATTGCTGTCCTTCTACCTCGCAAACTGGCTTGGATATTCTCAGAAGGAAAGTTATCAGATTAGTCGTGGTGGTTATCTGCATGACATTGGAAAGTGCAAGGTATCCCATCGAATTCGGAACAAAACAGAACCGTTGACAGCTGATGAGCAGCTTGAAATGCAGCGTCACACCATATATGGTCATGAAATCATCAAAAATTCGATGACGGATGAAGCGACAGCATTGGTTGCCCTGCAGCATCACGAACGTGAAGATGGGTCGGGTTATCCGATGCAACTTGAGAAAAGTGAAATTCACCCCTATACCCAGATTGTATCTGTAGCGGATATCTATATTGGCATGAGATCAGGGAATCACGGAGGAAGCAATCCAAACCTGATCAATAACCTTAGAGATATTTATGGAATGGGATTTGGTAAATTGAACGAAAAGCCGGTTCAGGCATTGATGCAACATTTGCTTCCCAACTTCATCGGGAAACAGGTCCTTCTCAGTAATGGAGAGAAGGGTGTTATTGTCATGAACAATACGTCTGATATTTTCAAACCGCTCATTAAAGTGGAATCGGAAGAATATCGCGATCTCTCCAAAGAGCGTACGCTTGCGATTGATGAATTGCTTATTTAA